The following are from one region of the Diceros bicornis minor isolate mBicDic1 chromosome 37, mDicBic1.mat.cur, whole genome shotgun sequence genome:
- the HJURP gene encoding Holliday junction recognition protein, with translation MGGRGGRDDHAVTLRAHGGGLRTPPASQRAPWAGRGRKLERGLAGRKQHTHMFKRPNQRPASPRQPMGSQRGGQEGRSRYLNLGAGSGPRSGFPLECGIGAPRAMEGDVLGEEALLRKLRDSRRRFQKRMQRLIEKYNQPFEDAPLVQMSTLTYDTPEGLRIWGGSLVKERNKEQIQDSPVKTVSRKDGPEQAAATGHELPVSCTPVLGVDSQSRDADATFYQEDLAAGALMPAVPRSPLKNELRRKYLTQVDILLQDEGYFKRAGYSDGKDTRGTLVPSLALPTRPARGCCDIISEKSPGSPMKPTSPPRECSPSRACSTDLAIVPRNAGVSVQGTSGNSLSSSQSFEADDICNMTISDMYAGMLHSMSRLLSAKPSCIISTKTFILQNWNSRRRHRCKSRMNRTYCRAGGHAHRGSRERPSPCSKPAKEVGALRDCENLLDASGHKTGLKSQKAILEVNKRQVHKLDPSWKELKGTFQKASSLTYLDSRAMYHLDQENRFMTLKWLISPVKIVSRPRILPGEGGNHCREIEIKFDKLHQEYCPNPRKRSCLTYLSGSSAVDVYRGGPASPGGPLGQETHRLSRPFIKAKAKRLNEAFENLGRRSIEAGRCLPSSDSSLQTEPTQSPGRSEQISGLLFQGNNLGMFRKSESPSKAISVPKIQPLSYGRDRYDEIKEKFDRLHQKYCQKSPQWTKTPLCIGVSPDKAGVEVQYQKEDLGKLKPDFGFQGPQKLSLSPQRSIRSPLGSTAVEFHPSTYFVFAARRDHESPAKRRRLSDPGVCGQSAHSQNSSRVVGKAVPRPGEVGSSQRDWEEKKKEQHIFQDGREK, from the exons ATGGGCGGGAGGGGCGGGAGGGACGACCACGCCGTCACTCTCCGCGCGCACGGCGGCGGACTCCGGACTCCCCCGGCCTCCCAACGCGCGCcctgggcggggcggggccggaaACTCGAGCGCGGATTGGCCGGTAGAAAGCAGCACACGCATATGTTTAAAAGGCCCAATCAGCGCCCGGCCTCTCCGCGCCAGCCAATGGGGAGCCAGAGGGGCGGGCAGGAAGGGCGGAGCCGCTATTTGAACCTGGGCGCGGGGTCGGGGCCTCGGTCTGGCTTCCCGCTGGAGTGCGGGATTGGTGCTCCGCGCGCCATGGAGGGCGACGTCCTGGGGGAGGAAGCTCTGCTGCGGAAGCTCAGGGACAGCCGCCGCCGCTTCCAGAAGCGCATGCAGCGGCTGATAGAGAAG tacaaccagcccTTCGAGGATGCCCCGCTGGTGCAGATGTCCACGCTGACCTACGACACGCCCGAGG GATTGAGAATTTGGGGTGGAAGTCTtgtaaaggaaagaaacaaggaaCAAATCCAG GACTCGCCCGTGAAGACGGTCAGCAGGAAAGATGGCCCCGAGCAAGCCGCCGCCACAGGTCACGAGCTTCCTGTGTCCTGCACACCAGTCCTGGGAGTGG ATTCCCAAAGCAGAGATGCTGACGCAACTTTCTACCAGGAAGATCTGGCTGCTGGGGCCCTAATG CCTGCAGTGCCCCGGAGCCCTTTGAAAAATGAGCTGAGGAGGAAGTACTTGACCCAAGTGGATATCCTGCTGCAGGATGAAGGGTATTTCAAG CGTGCTGGTTACAGCGATGGAAAAGACACACGTGGGACCCTCGTCCCTTCATTGGCCTTGCCTACCAGGCCTGCCCGTG GATGCTGTGATATTATCTCTGAAAAGAGTCCTGGCAGCCCGATGAAGCCAACTTCCCCTCCCAGAGAGTGCAGTCCTTCACGTGCTTGCTCGACAGACCTGGCCATAGTGCCTAGAAATGCCGGTGTCTCAGTACAAGGGACCAGTGGTAACAGCCTCTCGAGCAGCCAGTCCTTCGAGGCCGACGACATTTGCAACATGACCATCAGCGACATGTACGCGGGCATGCTGCACTCAATGAGCCGGCTGCTGAGTGCAAAGCCATCATGCATCATCTCCACCAAGACGTTCATCCTTCAAAACTGGAACTCCAGGAGGAGGCACAGGTGCAAGAGCAGGATGAACAGGACGTACTGCCGAGCAGGCGGGCACGCTCACAGGGGCTCCCGGGAGAGACCTTCGCCCTGTTCCAAGCCAGCGAAAGAGGTGGGGGCATTAAGAGACTGCGAGAACTTACTAGATGCTTCTGGCCATAAGACAGGTTTAAAATCGCAAAAAGCTATTCTTGAAGTAAACAAGCGCCAAGTCCATAAATTAGATCCAAGTTGGAAAGAGCTTAAAGGAACATTCCAGAAGGCCTCTTCACTGACTTATTTAGACTCTCGTGCAATGTATCATCTTGATCAGGAAAATAGATTTATGacattaaaatggttaatttctcCTGTAAAAATAGTTTCCAGACCAAGAATACTGCCAGGCGAGGGAGGGAATCATTGTAGGGAGATCGAAATCAAATTTGATAAGCTACATCAGGAATATTGCCCGAATCCCAGGAAGCGGTCCTGCCTGACCTACCTCTCTGGCTCCTCGGCTGTGGATGTGTACAGAGGTGGTCCAGCAAGCCCTGGGGGCCCCCTGGGCCAAGAAACCCACAGGCTGAGTAGGCCTTTCATCAAAGCAAAAGCTAAAAGATTAAATGAGGCTTTTGAAAACCTGGGCAGAAGATCCATCGAAGCAGGTAGATGCCTGCCATCAAGCGATTCTTCTCTTCAGACTGAGCCCACACAGAGCCCAGGCCGCTCGGAGCAGATATCCGGCCTTCTTTTTCAAGGAAACAATCTGGGAATGTTTAGAAAGTCAGAATCACCCAGCAAAGCTATTTCAGTACCAAAGATACAACCTCTAAGCTATGGAAGGGATCGTTatgatgaaattaaagaaaaatttgacAGGCTTCACCAAAAGTATTGCCAGAAGTCACCGCAGTGGACAAAGACGCCTTTATGTATTGGAGTGTCTCCAGATAAAGCAGGTGTGGAAGTCCAGTATCAAAAAGAAGACTTAGGAAAATTAAAACCAGACtttggtttccagggtccccaaaAGTTGTCATTATCACCCCAGCGGAGCATCAGAAGTCCACTGGGCTCAACTGCAGTTGAGTTTCATCCATCGACATACTTTGTGTTTGCTGCCAGGAGGGACCATGAGTCCCCGGCAAAAAGACGCCGATTATCAGATCCCGGGGTGTGTGGACAGTCGGCTCATTCCCAGAATTCCTCACGTGTGGTGGGCAAAGCTGTCCCCAGGCCAGGAGAGGTTGGCTCCTCACAGCGTGACTGGGAAGAGAAG aagaAAGAACAACACATCTTTCAGGACGGAAGAGAAAAGTGA